A window of Vigna unguiculata cultivar IT97K-499-35 chromosome 4, ASM411807v1, whole genome shotgun sequence contains these coding sequences:
- the LOC114181039 gene encoding uncharacterized protein LOC114181039, whose translation MVKDLEGVIKKIKVKVREVNNLTRGERIIVDFDELGMEIGEGQGVLAGYCGTLAIDCNLFPINFERWSGKIGMPDTYFLECFKEILQPRFCFKIGEASAQRYCKLTLGRKWVAHRQNLCNEFYDPTKSKKEIISNVPNGIDRTQWAHFVTYRLKPETLEICKKIEKIVKASNSSYRWF comes from the exons ATGGTTAAAGACTTAGAAGGAGTTATCAAGAAAATTAAGGTGAAGGTCAGAGAAGTAAATAACTTAACTCGTGGGGAACGTATCATTGTGGACTTTGATGAGTTAGGCATGGAAATTGGTGAAGGACAAGGCGTGCTTGCAGGATATTGTGGTACATTGGCAATTGATTGTAATTTGTTTccaattaattttgaaagatgGTCTGGGAAAATAGGCATGCCTGACACTTACTTCTTGGAATGCTTTAAGGAAATATTACAG cCTCGATTTTGTTTTAAGATTGGTGAAGCTAGTGCACAACGGTATTGCAAACTAACTCTTGGTAGGAAGTGGGTTGCACATAGGCAGAACTTATGCAATGAGTTCTATGATCCAACGAAAAGCAAAAAGGAAATCATAAGTAATGTGCCAAATGGTATAGACAGAACTCAATGGGCTCATTTTGTTACTTATCGTCTAAAACCGGAAACATTG gagatttgtaaaaaaatagagaaaatcgTAAAAGCAAGTAATTCCTCATACCGGTGGTTCTAA